The genomic region ATGCAGTTGGAGAAAGCAGACAAAATACTCAACTTCCAGTGGTATCTACTTCCAAGTAAGACATAGTGCAATACTAGGCAGTGCTATGCCCTTTTAAATCAATTGACAtctgtgggcttagaagggcataactcttgTACTGTTAAAATACAACCATGAAACCCAGTACCATGCATGATTACTTAGACACCAGCCTCACTGATTCCAGTGGGTATTACTCCCCAGGTAAGGGTGGATATGATAGATGGCTATAAAATGTCTTATACATTCCAGATTCCATAAAGCTGCATGTAAATGTAGAAGTGGATGTTTGGAGCTGCCCTAGTCTTTGGGAGGTACGAGGGCTTCGTGGTGAAGCGCATACCTTGCATCCGAAAGGCTCCAGGTTCCGTTCCTGGTTCTCTGATTCGCAATTCCCTCTGCCTGAGACTGCGGAGAGCTGCTTCTGGTCAGAGCAGATAAATAAATATTGAGCTAGTCTGACTGGTGGTCTGACGGGGTATAAGACAATTGCATTTGATAGCTTGTGAATGGAGGCAGAGGGATTTGAATATCTCATAGATTATTAGGCAGTTAAGTAAAGGCGCCATTTTAAGGAATGTGTTGTTATTGACATGATGATATCTTtaactttgtaatctgctttgagggTGAATAAACTTTGAAAGTGAGGAGATgaggtgttttttaaaactttcttccaAGGCTGCAGAACTGACTTCAGTAAAGCTATATATTCACGTGGCAATTCAACGAAGCTGCGTATATTGTTAGCAAACATAGACCTCTACATGAACTGCAGTTCAGAATATCAGTAAGTAGGCCAAGTGGGAAGATATATCGCAACTTTTGTGTATGTGGCGTCCCTTGATTTATTTGATCTTTTTTTGATCTATTAAAAAATTCAATTTTAAATCCACCATTGAAGTTATGCGCGAGCTTGCACTTTGGTAACTTGACTGCAGGGTGTCTTCTGGCCCTTCTTCCGGTATCCAGAGGGGTTGTCCTTTCTGTGGTGGGAGTTGAGTCTCCAACTGAATCGATGGCCTAGCCAGAGGAATCTGGGAACAAGTGACATGTGGATGGGAGGCCGTGGTGCCGGTGGTATTCCTCAGAGCAAACACCAACACCATGAGGCTTCCAGCTTCGAGGCCACAGGGTGCAACTGTGATCTCGCTTGTTCAGAAAATTATTTTTCAGTGGgcttatttttttcctgcaagcTTTTTCAGGATTACTTTGTAATACCACTTTGTGTTAAAGGGTCTTAATGTCCCACTTGTgcattctccccctgcccctccagACTGTTTATGACTGTTCTGCTGTTTTTCTGGGTTAGTCTTGTTACTGATAGAGACTTGGTATAAAAACAGGCTTCTTCATTATTAACTTTAATAGCTTTCCTTTAGCATTTAAATTTTCTTTTGTATGCTTCCTTGAACATCTTCAGATTAGACAGGTGACTGAAATGTGCTATAAATACTATGAACTGACTGGTGCCATGGGGCTTCTTTTCAGTACAGCCATCGGGATAAGGTGTAAGGATGGCGTCGTCTTTGGAGTAGAAAAATTAGTGCTGTCTAAGCTGTACGAAGAAGGCTCCAATAAGCGCCTCTTCAATGTCGATCGGCATGTTGGAATGGTGAGTTGGTGCTTGTTAGGAACACGTGGCCAGACTTGTATGTTGGATCTCCCATTGTTTAAACAACCTGGTGGATAATGCAGCTTTGTAAGTTTCAGCTTGTAACTAGGAAGAGCTTGAGGCCTCAGCTTGTGGGGGTGGAAATGCTAGTTTTTCCAGTTCTGGAAACACGTGCTTAGTAATCACATGCCTGATGTGAAGGATAACACTAGAATGAAGCTTGGAAATATTGGCATGTTCTGTTTCTTGTTTTGGCTCTTCTTGGAGACAATGCTCTTTATTTCAGGCAGTAGCAGGACTCCTGGCTGATGCTCGATCGCTGGCTGATATAGCGAGGGAAGAAGCTTCGAACTTCAGATCCAACTATGGTTATAATATTCCGCTAAAAGTATGTTTCTGCCATTGTTAATCGCTTCCCTCTTACCTGCACACACTGCTCCTGTTTAAATTAAGAATTGATTACCTTTTACTTTCAGTGCTCTAAAAgcttttccattttttctctcCACTCCACTGTAGCATCTTGCAGACAGAGTGGCTATGTATGTACATGCCTACACACTATATAGTGCTGTCAGACCGTTTGGCTGCAGGTACGAGCTTTTACTTCTTCTGTTGTTCTTCATAACGCACCTTTTGCCAGCTAGGATTCAAGCAGGGTAAtaaccttaaaaaaaataaaccaaatgtcTATCAAACTCAAAAGCTTTTATTTATCGCCACTTATTTAACTCTTTCTCCACTTCATTGTGGACTTGAAATGGACTTACAATATTACCTTCTACATAAAGCCACAACAGAAAACCAAAAATATTTAAACACAAATGAATAACAAATCTACCAttgacaggaaagggaaggggcagagcaggtggtagCAGGTCTGCCCTTGATGGCAacagtctcccctcccccccacccctcattggcAGATAGGCAGGCACTCAGTAAACGTACAGCAAAAACATGACACACCTTGGAGATCTTACTACCGGTACTGTGCTTGAGTTCTTGGAAACTTTGAGGGGGTGGAATTCTACAGCTGAGAAACATTCTGATGCCTCTGATTTCTTTTAGAGATGATAAAAGAAGCATGAAAAATGGCCTTAAAAGCACCAGAGAGGGGAAAAGAAACACACCTCCAGTGGGTGCAGAAATGTGCTGCCCTGACGTGTTTCAACAGTGCCTTTCCCACGGGCAGTAGCGAAAGACACTTTCTGTGACGTGTAGTGCCCTGCAGAATGACGCTGTAACACATCGGAAGCATTCAGTCTAGAGCTGTTAGGGTtgaggaattttttttcctgaaattcactttttaataGCCATTGATTACTCTtagtttctttttctattttaagAGCAAGATTTCTCTTCGAAGAGAAATCCAAGGCGCCCTTTTGTGACTTCAGCCCTTGcggttgttttatgttatacaccccagggtggtgctctagcaggaagatatgAAGGCCTGGGAAGACGTTTCCTGCCTCTGGGCATCTagagagtgaaattctgaaattctgcagagcctcccatcctgcccctcttttcttcaaatttctctcTCCAAAATTAATAGAGGGAAAGGGTGGTTGGATTTCCAAGAGAAActaggtaaagaggaattaagagaatttctcttaacaaccctgttTCAGTCCAAATTCTGTTTGGCAGAATTACTAACTACTAAGTATGTGTTCTTAGTTCAGTATCAAGAAGAGTAACAGTTGGGCTTCTCTGGCCTCAGTGTGCACCTCTCTTTAGATGACTCAGTCGTCTGAATGAGTTTTGAAACCTCTCTGTATGCTAAGGTTATCTTTCATATCTTGTTGTCCAAGCTGTTTTCTTTCTGACctggaaaaacaaaaaacctttgGCTTTTGATCTGCTCTGAAATACTGAATCTGCTAAAAGCATTATTTAATACTAAAACCAAGGATCTTGGGAATCTAAGCGACATCCATTGGCTGGCGCTCCTGTTTCCCCTGATTATATATGGAGGAGCGGCAGAATTCCCCTCACGGTTCTGGAGGATAAGGCAGACGGGCGGACTTAGGAAGCAGTTAAATGCATCCTGTGGGAGAACGGTGGCTGCAGTGACCCTGCCTTGATCAGTTTTTACTTTTGCACATACGACTAATTAATCATGGTTTACAGCGATAGTTTTCAGTACAACAAATGCAAATGATGTGGGACGTCTTGCACTATAGGCTAAATTTTTCCAtgggtggttgtgtgtgtgtgtgtgtgaatcagttTTTGCAGAGTCCTTTGCTTTGCCCATCATGCTGTTCCCCGGTGTCCTGCCCCATTTCAGGGAACTCAGTGGGCTACTTGTAGAGGGTGGGAAACTTGTCTTCTGCTGGCCAAAGGCACTCCTGCCAGCAGAACCGAATGCCTGGATTCAGCCCTCTCAGTGGATTGTGCTGTAGTTCTTCCGTGGCTAGCAAGATCTCTTTTCTCTGCAGCTTCATGTTGGGTTCTTTTGACAAGGATGACGGCGCACAGCTCTACATGATTGACCCGTCAGGAGTTTCATACGTgagtgtttttttattttaaaccatCTGCTGTCTTTACCTACTGATCTTAGAACGTTTTTCCTTACGTAGGAGCTAACAAAACAGTAGTCACCCACTCTTGCTTCCAGCTCACTGAAAATATTTTGTGCTGGCACACAGAATGCTCATTTGAATAGATAGAGGGGACAAGATGTGTAAGAGACTTATGTGTTCCCCTTCTCCTGGGGGCTTCTGCACCATTCCTTCTACTACCAAATATAGGTGGCTGCTTATGTGTTGGACAGGATCCAGAAATAACATGGTCCCTGTTCGCAGAACTTAGACTCTCTACATTGAATAGAAAAGGACAGAACGCCATTGGTTGGTAAGCGAGGGGTGGAGCTGGGGAGCAGCACTTAGGATGAACCATGTGCAAGGCTTGAATGGAATACTTCAGGAAAAACCTTGCAAAATAAATCCCTTCAAATCGTTGGGAGACATCCCATAAGAAGTATGGGATGCATTTTGGGGCTAGTAGACAGGCTCTGAGGAAGTCAGGCCCAATGCCCTTTTAAGTTTGGATTAACGTGAAGGATAGTATTGGGTTTCTAAGGGGGAAACAATATGTGCAAACAAGCAAGTTTAATGAACACAAAACTCCAAGAAAGATGGCATATCCTTAAGCGCCGATTTAACTGCTCAGCACCCAGGTGCACATTAACCTCGTGTGTACAGGCTTGGAGGAGTGGTTGCTCGGCAGCTGCCCTTTGCTGgacccatttcctcctcctctgcagtTTGAAAATGGTCATGCCAACCCACCCTCAACGTGACTCCCACCCCTGCCTTTTAGTTCTGTTTTTAGCTTAACTCAAGCTGCTGTGAACCCACTGGAGGCTTTCTGTGGGCTGGACAGAAGCTAGTTCAGAAGCTCTTCTAGGTAACCAATATTATGAGGTATCCATAGGAAGCCAAGGCGAAAGCCAGCCATTGAGCCTGCAGGAGAGAACACACCTACTCCTTCTGGGTTTGGTCCTGGCCAGACATACTGAGTTGTTTAAGGCTTCGCTGCCGCAGTGCTACTTTGCTTTTGGCCTGTGCACATTTGCGTATGATCTTTTGTGATGCTTTCTAAAGTGCTTGCATCTAAACGAAGTGAGTTAACTCTATTTGAGGGTATTGTCTTGTGTTGCCTTTGTAGGGTTACTGGGGATGTGCCATTGGTAAAGCAAGGCAAGCTGCAAAGACAGAGATTGAAAAGCTTCAGGTAGGTCTGGGTTGCCACCAGTTTCTTGCGATCTCACTTCTGAGGAAGTGCAGGTGGGTGCGGCGCATCCATTTCTATTTCTTCCATCTGTAGAGTTCTGCTGAGAAACGAGGCAAGACAGGAAACAGTCACCTCTGGTCTGCAGGGCCCTGAGTCCACACCTGACCCTCTGACCTTAGCAAGAGTCTTGTGGGGATGTCCACATTTATCACCATCTCCCCCTGATTGATTGTAGTAGAATCCACTCCAGTCTTCTGTCGTTTTTGCCGCGTTTCATCTCATGTGTTTGAGCCTAATAGGCTGTAACAGATGGTTCAGCTGTAGATGACGCATGGgtattctccacacacacacaccccgcccgaTCTCCTTAACTGTGGAATTAGCAGCTGGACAGCTAGTGAAAAAGCGACACAGATTCACAATTAAAGCCCTGTTTGCAAGTCTTCTCGCTGAAATGGCTTTGAAAGGTTTCTTGGGTTCAGATGGAATTAGGCGGTGTTTGTTTTAAGCAGAAGTTGTACAGAGCTCATGCCTATTTTGGCTTCTGTTAAACACTTTATAAATGTCAAGGTGGCTCTCGCAAATCTGTTTGGAGGAGGAGCCTGTGAGGGTCTGGAACACGTCAACAAAATCTGCCTTTCCCACGGAGCCTCTGGGCACAACCCCTCGTCCCCCTCCCCTACTGAAGCAAAGCCTACCTGCATGTAATTGTGTTGGACAGATTTCCATGTCTGTTCTCCCCCCAACCACCCACTTTGTCCCTTTTGACAAGTTTTAGATTAtaatctccttggggccaggaactGTTATATC from Eublepharis macularius isolate TG4126 chromosome 2, MPM_Emac_v1.0, whole genome shotgun sequence harbors:
- the PSMA3 gene encoding proteasome subunit alpha type-3, which translates into the protein MSSIGTGYDLSASTFSPDGRVFQVEYAMKAVENSSTAIGIRCKDGVVFGVEKLVLSKLYEEGSNKRLFNVDRHVGMAVAGLLADARSLADIAREEASNFRSNYGYNIPLKHLADRVAMYVHAYTLYSAVRPFGCSFMLGSFDKDDGAQLYMIDPSGVSYGYWGCAIGKARQAAKTEIEKLQMKDMTCRDVVKEVAKIIYIVHDEVKDKAFELELSWVGEITNGKHEVVPKDIKEEAEKYAKESLKEEDESDDENM